Proteins encoded in a region of the Benincasa hispida cultivar B227 chromosome 2, ASM972705v1, whole genome shotgun sequence genome:
- the LOC120070942 gene encoding tryptophan N-monooxygenase CYP79A68-like: MEAAFLIISQLAYQNSLIAISKTFIVFVFMAFISVIFSHCYNLKTKRSVRRKAPLPPGPKPWPLVGCLPTMLTIKYPPHQWIHSVMKQFNTEIASIRLGNTYIIPVTSPELALQFLKIYDSIFASRSSISNTVDILSRGYLTTAFSSMGDQWRKMRRILASEILNPKMLHRMLGQRTSEADSLLRYIFTLTSKNGGGAVINVRSITQHYCGNIIRRMLFNRRYYGKGREDGGPTFEEEDHNQALLTILRHVNAFSISDFVPCLKPFDLDGHEKIMKEALNLVRKYDEPIIDERVQHWKVKKIRVIEDILDILISLKDDNGNSLLSIEEIKAQIVELQIATIDNPSNAVEWAMAELINQPEVLKKAVEELDEVVGRERLVEESDIPKLKYLTACIRESFRLHPFSPFNIPHVSNSDIVVNGYLIPKGSEVLLSRIGLGRNPRIWEDPMRFNPERHLKDDTVTELGISEPSLRFITFTRGRRGCVGSSLGTNITMMLFARLLQGFFWSLLPGITKMDFSEIDHELSLPTPLQLYVQPRLSHSMYPNLFDHEPRPT; encoded by the exons ATGGAAGCTGCTTTCTTAATCATTAGTCAATTGGCATACCAAAATTCCCTAATAGCCATATCCAAAACTTTTATTGTGTTTGTATTTATGGCTTTCATTTCTGTCATCTTTTCTCACTGTTATAACCTCAAAACAAAACGCTCAGTCCGACGAAAAGCACCTCTCCCACCTGGTCCAAAGCCATGGCCACTCGTGGGTTGCCTCCCAACAATGTTAACCATCAAATACCCACCACACCAATGGATTCATTCAGTAATGAAACAATTTAATACTGAAATTGCTTCCATACGCCTTGGAAATACTTACATAATCCCTGTCACTTCTCCGGAACTCGCTCTTCAATTTCTTAAGATATACGATTCTATCTTTGCATCACGTTCTTCCATTTCCAACACTGTTGATATCTTAAGTCGAGGATATCTCACCACAGCATTTTCGTCTATGGGAGACCAATGGAGGAAGATGAGAAGAATTCTTGCATCAGAAATACTCAATCCGAAAATGCTTCATCGAATGCTTGGCCAAAGAACTTCTGAAGCCGATAGTCTTTTACGCTATATTTTCACACTTACTAGTAAAAATGGAGGAGGTGCAGTGATTAATGTTAGAAGCATAACACAACACTATTGTGGTAACATTATCAGAAGAATGTTATTCAATAGAAGATACTATGGTAAAGGGAGGGAAGATGGAGGGCCaacttttgaagaagaagatcataaTCAAGCATTGTTGACCATTCTTAGGCATGTTAATGCATTTTCTATATCAGATTTTGTGCCTTGTTTGAAGCCATTTGATTTAGATGGTCATGAGAAAATTATGAAGGAAGCTTTGAATTTGGTTCGAAAGTATGATGAACCCATTATAGACGAAAGAGTGCAGCATTGGAAAGTCAAAAAAATAAGAGTGATAGAGGACATTCTTGATATCCTTATTTCACTTAAAGACGACAATGGAAATTCGTTATTGTCAATTGAAGAGATTAAGGCTCAAATCGTG GAGTTACAAATTGCAACAATAGATAATCCATCAAATGCAGTGGAATGGGCAATGGCAGAATTAATCAATCAACCAGAAGTTCTCAAGAAAGCTGTTGAAGAATTGGATGAAGTAGTTGGGAGAGAAAGGCTAGTTGAAGAATCTGATATCCCAAAACTCAAGTATCTCACAGCTTGTATTAGAGAATCTTTTCGACTTCACCCATTTTCACCTTTCAATATTCCTCATGTTTCAAACTCTGACATCGTTGTGAATGGTTACTTAATTCCCAAAGGTAGTGAAGTGTTGCTGAGTCGTATAGGTCTTGGTCGAAACCCAAGAATCTGGGAGGATCCAATGAGATTTAATCCAGAACGTCATCTAAAAGATGATACAGTGACAGAATTGGGAATATCAGAACCAAGTCTACGATTCATCACATTCACTAGAGGGAGGAGAGGATGCGTTGGTAGCTCACTTGGCACCAACATTACCATGATGCTATTTGCTAGACTTTTACAAGGCTTTTTTTGGAGTTTACTACCAGGAATCACAAAAATGGACTTCTCTGAAATCGATCACGAACTCTCTCTCCCAACCCCATTACAGTTGTACGTACAGCCACGTCTATCTCATAGTATGTACCCTAACCTTTTTGATCATGAACCAAGACCTACCTAA